A genomic window from Vagococcus sp. CY52-2 includes:
- the treC gene encoding alpha,alpha-phosphotrehalase has product MSFKDKVIYQIYPKSFYDKNGDGVGDLQGIIEKLPYLETLGIDMIWLNPIYPSPQKDNGYDISNYIAIDPVFGTEDDFKELVKKARERNIEIMLDMVLNHVSIEHEWFKKAVNGDTYYQDFFILRSEPTNWESKFGGNAWSRFGQTDDYFLHLYDKTQADLNWRNPNVRKELYKVVDFWTNLGVKGLRFDVINVIGKDDVLKDATDMIGKAEYTDKPIAHTFIHEMNRETFGKDPSIITVGEMSSTTIENGILYTVPEREELSMIFNFHHLKVDYKDGKKWTIMPYDFNELKSTLHEWGTGMSKGNGWNALFWNNHDQPRAINRFVDWEKYRVRGSKMLAAAIHLNRGTPYVYMGEEIGMLDPQFDKLTSYQDVETHNAYTQLLEDGLSHDEAIEVIQHKSRDNSRTPMQWDSTDYAGFSKQEPWLSIGKYDDITVENELKNGSIFSFYQQLIQLRKEYQVISMGNYEPFEVENSRIYGYIRRYETDSLLVLNNFSDAPINVTIPDEFFSGNILISNVACETIEKELDIQPYQSLAIYVQK; this is encoded by the coding sequence TTGAGTTTTAAGGATAAAGTAATTTATCAAATTTATCCAAAATCATTTTATGATAAAAATGGTGATGGAGTGGGTGATTTACAAGGAATTATTGAAAAATTACCCTATCTAGAAACGTTAGGAATAGATATGATTTGGTTGAACCCTATTTATCCAAGTCCACAAAAGGATAATGGCTATGACATTTCCAATTACATTGCGATTGATCCTGTTTTTGGAACAGAAGATGATTTTAAAGAATTAGTAAAAAAAGCACGTGAACGAAATATAGAAATCATGCTTGATATGGTACTAAATCATGTTTCAATTGAACATGAGTGGTTTAAAAAAGCAGTGAATGGTGATACTTATTATCAAGATTTCTTTATATTAAGAAGTGAACCGACAAATTGGGAGTCAAAATTTGGTGGAAATGCCTGGTCGCGATTTGGTCAGACCGATGATTACTTTTTACATTTATATGATAAAACACAAGCTGATTTAAATTGGCGAAATCCAAATGTTAGAAAAGAATTATATAAAGTCGTTGATTTCTGGACAAATTTAGGTGTAAAAGGGTTACGATTTGATGTTATTAATGTCATTGGAAAAGATGATGTATTAAAAGATGCGACTGATATGATTGGAAAAGCTGAGTACACGGACAAACCAATCGCGCATACTTTTATTCATGAAATGAACCGCGAAACGTTTGGAAAAGATCCATCTATTATTACTGTAGGGGAAATGAGTTCAACTACTATTGAAAACGGCATTTTATATACTGTACCTGAAAGAGAAGAGTTAAGTATGATTTTCAATTTCCATCATTTGAAAGTTGATTATAAAGATGGAAAAAAATGGACTATCATGCCATATGATTTTAACGAACTAAAATCAACGCTTCATGAATGGGGAACAGGTATGAGTAAAGGTAATGGTTGGAATGCCTTGTTTTGGAATAATCATGATCAACCGCGCGCTATTAATCGTTTTGTTGATTGGGAAAAATATCGTGTACGTGGATCAAAAATGTTAGCAGCAGCAATTCATTTAAACCGAGGGACACCTTATGTTTATATGGGAGAAGAAATTGGTATGCTAGATCCTCAATTTGATAAGTTGACTTCTTATCAAGATGTTGAAACCCATAATGCGTATACTCAGTTATTAGAAGATGGATTAAGTCATGATGAAGCCATCGAAGTCATTCAACATAAGTCTAGAGATAACTCTAGAACACCTATGCAGTGGGATAGTACGGACTATGCTGGATTTAGCAAACAAGAGCCCTGGTTATCTATAGGTAAATATGATGATATTACAGTTGAAAATGAATTGAAAAATGGCAGTATCTTTTCCTTTTACCAACAACTGATTCAATTAAGGAAAGAATATCAGGTTATCTCAATGGGAAATTATGAACCATTTGAGGTTGAAAATAGTCGTATTTATGGATACATTCGTCGTTACGAAACGGATTCATTGCTTGTGCTAAATAATTTTTCTGATGCCCCAATTAACGTGACTATCCCAGATGAATTTTTTTCTGGAAATATTTTAATTAGTAATGTGGCATGTGAAACAATAGAAAAAGAGTTAGATATTCAGCCCTATCAATCTTTAGCGATATACGTACAAAAATAA
- a CDS encoding AEC family transporter, giving the protein MLTSYSTILVLFIIISLGYFLSKKGIFTKQVGTALSFFVINFALPLEIFLRITRDFTKQRLLLLFKDSFFPVLTISLVFVIGYLIAHLLNIAKHQIGAFTLCFSSPSAAFIGLPIILGLYGDKGLPYALLAYIVTSVSTWTIGVMLLNHDSNLTSSKHNAFDIKRTVKELCSPPIIAFLIASMFVYFNIPIPSIATSLFGYIGETTSTLAMLYIGTTIYETGIKNLTFSKETVGILIGRFVVSPLVVILLATFFHLPPIVGAVYLIQFSIPVSNTVAILAGEKQIDVSFTDASLTYSLFAYLLAFPILMKLVSIFF; this is encoded by the coding sequence ATGTTAACAAGCTATTCAACCATTCTCGTTCTATTCATCATTATCTCATTAGGTTATTTTCTATCAAAAAAGGGAATTTTTACCAAACAAGTTGGAACAGCCTTATCATTTTTTGTTATTAATTTTGCCTTACCTTTAGAAATATTTCTTCGTATCACTCGTGATTTTACCAAACAAAGACTCCTTTTATTATTCAAAGACTCCTTTTTTCCAGTATTAACGATTAGTTTAGTATTTGTTATCGGATATTTGATTGCTCACCTATTAAACATTGCTAAACATCAAATTGGAGCCTTTACTCTGTGCTTTTCATCTCCTAGTGCAGCATTTATTGGTTTACCAATTATTTTAGGCTTATACGGTGATAAAGGTCTACCTTATGCTTTATTAGCCTATATTGTGACTAGCGTATCTACCTGGACAATTGGCGTGATGTTGCTTAACCACGATAGTAATCTTACCTCGAGTAAACATAATGCTTTTGATATCAAACGAACAGTAAAAGAATTATGCAGTCCTCCAATAATAGCCTTTTTAATCGCCAGTATGTTTGTTTACTTTAATATTCCAATTCCTTCAATCGCTACCTCTTTATTTGGCTATATTGGGGAAACAACTTCTACCTTGGCAATGCTATACATTGGGACAACCATCTATGAAACCGGAATAAAAAATTTAACTTTTTCAAAAGAAACTGTTGGAATTTTAATAGGACGTTTTGTCGTTTCCCCATTAGTAGTCATACTACTAGCAACTTTCTTTCATCTTCCCCCAATAGTGGGAGCAGTTTATTTGATTCAATTTAGTATTCCTGTATCAAATACCGTGGCAATACTAGCTGGTGAAAAACAAATAGATGTCAGTTTTACAGATGCCTCATTAACCTATTCTTTATTTGCTTATCTTTTAGCATTTCCTATCTTAATGAAGTTAGTATCTATCTTTTTTTAA